atgattaattaattatcataattaccTCAATTCGTTTAGTAAAGACAGTATGTATTCGGggttagaggggtgctacgattTACCACCGTACTTTCCCAATAAGTAATTTGATCTCCGAATTTGGACTTGATTCTTGTAGATATGTCTTTTCCAAATGAGGAATCatatagggtttttttttataacttattttgtttttcctttaatttttataataaaaagtgagttttgcCGTTTGAGTGGGGTCACAAGTGAAAAAGGTGAGTCCACAATAGGGtatttaaatatcttaaaaggaCCATGAATCTTAGTCTTCATTTTATTGGTAATCCTCTAGTATTAGAAGCATATTGTGAtgctaattaattagatttttgaaaatggtAAATTAAACTCCGCTAGTAGCTATGTGTTTATTATAGGTGGTAGAACTATATCTTAGAAATTAGTCAAACAAATAATTAAAGCTCACTCTACTATCTAGTGTCCGAGTTTATAACCATAAAAATGGCTGGGGTGGTGAGGCTTATTGGTTGGGAAGCCTTGTTATGGACATAGCCTTATGATTAAACCTAGTCCGTCTATTGGCCTATATTGTGATGGTTAGGTAGCTATAACTCGagctaaaaacaaaaaatgtgataaataaaaaaaaaaaaaaaagaaggcatATATGCCtaagacaaaataaaaaggtaattaCTCAAAAATAgtgtaattttcttaaattttatgagAACAAAAGAGAACTTGGTTGACCCCTAAATGAAGGGATTTGCTAGAAAGCTACTAGAAGAGACATTGAGATAAATGAGATTAAAGCCAACTAAATTATCCAATATTTATAATGGCAAACCAACCTAAGTGAATGAAGATTCTAGGAATTAGGTTCATTCAGTGTAAATAGTGTTTGTTGCAACATGTAAGGttgaattttattcttaatgGGTCAATAGCTTTTATTGGGTAGCATGGAAAGTTATAGTACACACTTGATGGAATCCACCTATGCAAGTGTGAAGGTGGGAGGTCGGTCACCTTCTATGAGAATTTtccaaattcttaatttaaagcACTTGTGAAAATTTAGGATAGGGCAAATATCCTAAATGTAAACCACTAATCATAATTAGTGGTTTACAACAAAAGAAATTGAGTTTAAGAAAGTTATTTCCCCCAAATTCTTGTACACTCTATCCACTTACACTATGattattcaaattcaaatatccatactattttatttcaatttcaattacaTAAGTCAAACCAAAGTTGAATCATGTTGGTGATTGTTGGCTTTTATTTATAACGTTAAAGTGtgattcaaattttcaaaaaagttgattttcaaatttaccattgcaatttaattgatttaataagccaatattaatgtttatatttatttgtggGCTATTAtgaatattcaaattaatgtaaaTTGTTACAAGTGTTTGGATtgtcttcattaattttttttttattcacaccATTTTTTTAGTGTAATACCTTTCTATGCTCTTGCACTTAAGGAAAAAGAACTTTTAAATTTGTCCTTTTTCCCATAAGAAATGACAAAggacttttctctttttccttacTTCTATCCTTCTTGATTCTCTTTCATCATTATGAATTGAGTCCCTCAGTGGAATTCTTACTCAACTAGGTATTGGGAACACCCCTACCTAAGAGTAGCTACGTTGTCAAATCTAGGAGACCAACACCACCACTATATTGCACCGGCTTAACCTTCTTTTATGAGGCACTTTGTTGTAATCCTTGAAGGCGCAAATACAGTTGAAGGCATCCAATTATAATTTTCCTAATCAATCCATAAGGGTAACAAAACTTGAAGGATGCAATTGATCAACATTTGTGCATTTTTCTCAAGTTAAAAACCAGTGGCCACAAGGTAAAaagttcccttttttttttttgttttttttttggcttttttgacaaattttaaaaatatgatctTGACACCTGATCGGATCATGTGATTTTGAAGAAATTGATCCACTGCACTAACATGGATTCTGACAAGTTAGAGCTAAATTTTAATGTATAGCAACTTAAGTTTGGTTGTTATAAATAAACTCAACATACCTATGTGCATGCATGGTGCAAGCGTACACCGTGATCAAATAACCCAACAACACCAACTTGTCCAAGCTAACCTATGAATGAGCCAAGcaaattctctctctctctctctctctctcttatagCCTAATAAATTGGATTCTTGAAGTCCTATTCAAACTATTTTGATACTTAACGGACTGTGCAGCTTTTTGTATATCACAAGAAATGTCATCACATCTATCTACAAAAGAATGTGTTCTGAAGTTCAAGAACAATGAAGTTAATAAGATGTTAAAAGGAATCCATGAAATTATAACCAGTAGTGAAATTGAGTGGAACACGGACAGGTTCCCTCCTAATTAGGAACATTTGCAATCCTTGGAACAGGGTTTGGGCTTCATATATATGGCATCCATATTGTCATCAATATTCATCTCATTTGGACCCATGTACCGCTGTGGTACGGCCGGATGAGGAGAAGCAAAGGACATGCATGCACGATCCATAATTGTGATGAGAGCTCTGGCAGTCATTTCAGGACTGCTGCTTCAACCCCAAAGTGGTTGCCATCAACATTATTTCATACTTTTACAGAACTAGGAAAAAGTCAAGACCATTATGACTATGAGTCTGCCTAGTGGCCGCCAACTGGTTCTGCTTCAATTAACTACTAACGCCACATAATAGTCTTTACAATATAAGAAGAACAAATTAAACATAGCACATTCCACACAAAAACGTAACAAACCATCATTCTAGGAGTCTCTATCTCCCTGTGCTTAATCCACTGCATAGGTTTATACAGTTAACTACCCAATTTCCAAAGGAAATTGTTCGGTATTTTGAGAAGATAGCTGAAATATTAAACCTTACCCAATATTTCATCAGATTGTGATGCGGCTAGACGTAATTGGTTATGCATGTAGAATAGGTTAGCGGACAATGGGGAGATGGGCCACGGTATATATGCAGTATACAGATCTTCTCTCTTTCCGTCGATATAAAGctgtttcatttatttaattatttattttttaatgggcAACGACCAACCAGAATCACAAGGTAGAGATCATTATGTGTCCGAGTGTTTGGAGGACTTGGTTATCATCTTCTGGATCATTTCAGTTGTCTCTGTCTCTGACATCTGATCATCATCTCTGGTTCGAGTTTGAGTGTAGTAGACCTCAAAGAATTCCTTATTCTCTTTCTCCAATTCATTCCACACTGCAGGGCCACAGGTTACCAGTATTATATGATTTAGAGAAGGAGAAAACATACACATGCATGATGCTATGCAGGAAAAGACAGCGAGTAGGCTGGTCTTGGAGATTAAAGAGGCTAACCAGTAGACGTGATGACTGGTTGGATGTCAGCATGTTTGGAAAGGGCTTCCATGCACTGTTCTTTGGTCATGTGGAAGATCAAACATTTCTCGATCAGGTGTTGCACCTAAAAGTCAGGCCACAACATCAACAAAACAATAAAGAGATAGAAGGTTTgctaaaaacaaaatcacagTAGAATCCCATGTGAGgagtaatattataattcaGCTACCATGTGTATGTATGAAGCAGAAGAGGCAGAAGAGTCCCCCATTACTGCTATAGCCTGTGACCTTCAATGAACACTAGAGAtgaatttttaacccaaaaagaaaaaacgacGTTGGGAGTAAAGAAACAGGGTCAATGCAAGAAATGGTGTAACTGATGCTGATGGTGCTGCAGatgaataaatattatagtGAAGCGGAGGGATGGTTGAGGGTTGGCCCAGAACTCCCGCGTGGGAGATGAATGATAATTGGTGGAGAGGGATAGTGCACAAGAGTTTTGAATGACCATTGTCTTTTGTCTTGTAGGAGTGCCCTTAGGAAAAGCCTCTAGGCCCGACGTCCCACGTGATTGGTGGTCCTCCACCCTTTTAACCATTCCCCAAACTGACAAACTGACGGTCATATGGCAACCCTCCTTCCCTAATTCACAGTCCCCCACGTAGCACCATTGAAGGACAGTTGAGTCATTCCAGTGAGAATTGAATTCAAAGGTACCTCACTAACTCAGTTCCTGTGTTTTTCGCCCCTGTCAGCATAGGCAATGGCTCAATTTGTGATGCAATAGACCGTGACTGGTTGAGAATCCTGGTAAGCAACAAGATGTCCATATGCAGCTATGTGCTTGTCAGcttctttcatttctcttttcacTGAAGAGTGGGATTGTAGCTGCCAAATTGGCAATCAGCTCACTGTCATGTCTTTGGTTTTCACCTCTTCCTCGCACACCACATTTAAAAAGGCTGGACCTTTGATTCTCAACATTTCAGCTGATTTAGACAATTCCATGTCTCTCGCAATTATGTCAACCGACTTATTCTTTCATTTCAAGTATGTCTGCTTACAGCTCATTAACATTATCATAAAAATGCTATTGCCAGAGCACCTATCAGTTTACTACTCTGGGGAGAAGAATGCAAAGTAACATGTCCTCATCTATACTAATtactaaaacaaaatttaagtgCAAACTGATATGTTTCTTGGTGTAATGCAAGAATATTGGAccaattaaatttcttttctgAGTTCAGTGATTGCTATTCCCTGTCAGCTTGATGTATTTCTTCTGTCAGTGTCTTCTTCCCGGAATTCTTCACAGATTTGTACCTTCTTCTACCCATTCACTGTCGAGCACCCACAATAAAAGCCACCAATAATAGCGTTCAAACAAGATAAGGATGGTTCCCTGCCCcagatattttcttcaagtgCATGCTCTGATCAACAGAGGCCCGAGTACTTCTCTGAAACGACTGTTATTACCAGTGGATATTTCCCCCAAATTGTTCATCAGTTCGACCATAACCATTCAACCAGTTGTATGATTTTGCTTTTTAATCTGCAAAATTGATCAGCTAACAAAACAGTGGAAAGAGAATCGTCCATCATTGCTTTGTTCAGCTGTGGTTGTCAAAGAGATAGATGCCTAAACAGTACTTACATATAAATCAATGGCTTGTGCACCTCATGGTGAATTGGAGGTGCAGAGAATCACACGTCAGAATCGTGCTATTTTATGCTTTTGCCATGTCAACCGATAACAGTAAATCATCACATATCGCTTTAGGCCGAGCTTGCTGACATGTCGAATGTAGATAGGTTTGGAATCAAGAAGCTAGCAACTTTCTTAGCTTCTTGGATTGTTCATGCTTTGTGCCAACCACTTTTTGATATGTGCTCCAGATTGTTCTGCTTCAACTTGCTTGTCTGATTACCACTCCTTTTCAGGCTGCAGTATATCAAACAGACACAAGGACgcgagaagaaaagaaaatgtactGCATGAGTACGTGTAGCTTAGCCTACCAATTATTCATGCATCATGCTTGCAGACACATAGATGCGTTACCAACCAAATGAACTATATACCCCGTAAGGTCTTGACCTAGGAATTCAAAACAACCAGATAAACTTGTCCAATTAGACTAGGTTTGGTTGGGTCGATGAGAGTCAATGTATAAGATAAGATAAAGATAAGTGGTGATATATTATTCAAGTTCTTTTTTACATCCctcttttatatgaaatatgttaATCACAAGTTAAAGATGTGAGATATGGTTTACATATCCcatgtattataaatttatttatttttattaatttttttatattacttattttataaaataaaatatttttattataaaataaaaccttttattataaaattaaatttgtgtttaaaaaaactaaaaaaatatttataaaacatattaatatatgaatctatatatatatatttcatgttataaattaaatataagtataacataatatatctcattaaaTAAACTACTTTAAGATGTCATATTCATTAGATTTAATATTCAAGAATATTGTatcctattaaaaataatatcccaGTACTATCTCATTTAGAAGGATCTAGCAAGGTCTCCAAGACTCTCACACTGATCAACTAACATAACTCATATAAAGAACCTATTTGTTTGGTGGTACACATAGGACACACAACCCTAAACCTAGGTCCAGAAAAGGTCGGATGAACACATCCTAAATGTTACACCTAGTGTACAACAACCTAAAAGACTAGcaataaatctaaataaaacaaatattctcTATATACAAGAATCTAAGGTTGATAGACCCTAAGGGGAAGAACACTATATAAGATCAAAGAATGTATAACCTAGAAGGATGATTGATTCAAAATCCAACTAAGGATAAATGAATTAAGATGATTCCATATATTGATGGAACTCTGATGCTGATATGAAATTGTTGTTGCAATCTTATACACAAATGCACCTTCATGTGGGCAAGTATCCTAGTCCATGAATCTAGTTCCCATCTTAGAAGGTCGAGGCAACTCTATCAAGGTAGGCTGAAAAGGATACTTTAGCAGAAGCAATCATACCCACCGATGGTATGCAACCTCCTTTACGCCTCTAAAAAGATGTGGCGCTTCATATAAGAATGGGTCATCACCTCTTATATCTAGTTTTCATTGACATCCTAGGAGGGTTTCTTAATAGTTAAGGCTTCCTACTAGTTAACACACCTTACATCTCTTAGCATACATATAAGATAATCTAAAGGTGTATAGTGTGTGGTTTAGGTGCATTCAACCACCTTGCCAAACCATGAGTTAGAacggaaaataattaaatgaataaacatTGAACACACACATATCCAAATCAAGTTTTTGGGTTATATTAGTCTTCTATGATCAAACTCCATTTGGTGATGAATCAGTACATCAAACGAATGGATGAGGATGATTTGACATTGATGATGTGACATTAATGGCATGACATTGATGATGTGACATTAATATCATGGCATTGAAGATGTGACATGGTAGGATGATGTGGTGATCTCCTCTAACATAAGATTGACTTAGCCCAGTGATTTGAAAATGAAGGAATATGTATGTGTTCCACCTACACATGCAAAGACAGTAACATGCAACAAGGAGAAGAAGGGTGGTAATTGCAAGCATCATACAATCACATAAGATAAATACAACATCAACATGCCTCTCAGGTGTCCTAACACACAAATGAATGAAATAGCTAATATACATACAACAAAAGGCACATGAGATGAGTGTCCTTCAGTCAATAAATAAAACACCAATTTTCCCCCAACTTGAGTTCTAACTTGACCCTTTAACCGTTCTCAGTGAAGTCACAATTTTGTAAATCCACATTTTTCACATATATCCCTACTCGATGGCGTAACtcaaattcaatgaaaaaattattttgatgatttttataaagttggagtcatcacttattttattattttttaaaagtaaaaataaaaataagaaaaaaaaccttaagAGTAACTCCTTATTTAGAAAAGACAAAtttgtgaataaaaaataaatttaggggTTAGGTTATCCATCGAAAATGTACGATGATAAGACGTAACACTCatttaaacctaaaaaaatGTGGTCTCTAATAAACAAGTAGAATAAActatgatatttaattaattaatcaatgcaTATTGAGCAAATGGATAAGAGGGAAAGAATAGGTGGCATGATAATAacatattacaaaaatatataaaataatggaCAAGAGACTTATTaaactaataatatatatatatatatatatatatatatcatttccaatcgatgatttcaatttattttagttacaaaaaaaaatatttacttttgttagagaaagaataattttatacaATTCTGTTTTAAGGAAaatgttccaatttcactttatttacaagaaaataattttttaaaatttttatttaaataaaatgattttgcGCTTGACTATATCtcaattccattttatttacaAGAGAATGACttacataaaaaatgatttctataattttatttacaaaaagaaaaaaaaagtctttcaatccaatttttatttacaagaaaacgccttttacaatatttatttaaaaaaatgatttttgagatttttatttagaaaaataatttttataacttcattttattttctaaaaaaaaatataattttatttgtaaacaaatagtttcaaaatttagttttgttaaaaaatagtttcaattaaaaaaagattttatgcttttattacattatattatatatatatatatatataattattagtaaaatcaaaatcaaaatgctACAGAATATATgcaaataaacataaaataataaaataataaaataaatgattcaGAGGGCCCAAATGCCTAAAGTCGAAAATCCTCTCAATAATTAGAAACCAAACCCAAGCATATCTTAATcctaattcaatatataaaGCAACAACCCAAACCAACAAGTAGAGTACACCTCAGTAATTAAAGTCAAGCCCAAAACATGCCTCAAACCCAAATCTAACATAAGCCTAATAAATAGTGTGATTCAATATCAAAGCCCAATATAATCTATTACCAAACCCAAAATCTACATGAAACTATTACTGTACAAATTGTTGGGAAAGCTtaccttcaatttttattttgaaatccgACAGCCAAGAGACCGACAGTAGAGTATGGGTTTTATGAAGAATCCACGAAGCAGTGTGATTGAGGACGGTGAAGATGGTTACTGATGGAGGAGAGCATGGTGGGGGCATAATGAAGGAGCGATGGTGGCGTGTATGAAGAGTGGGTCACGATGTGTGAGATGATGCATGGTTGATAAGGTTATGGAGTCAGAGATGATAGTGGAGAGGAGTGTGGCTTCTCATGGGTGAAAATGGCATGAGTAGCGTTGATGAGATGGTGTGGGCTGGTTAATCTACACTGTGGCAATAGGGAATGATGGTGGAGGCCCCACCACTGCCGATGTTTGAGGACAGATCGACGATGAAGATGGCCATGATAGTGCAGCGGTGGAGAAAAGTAGGAGAAGACAAATTGCATCGTGGAAGCGGTGAGGTTTGTGGTAGTAGCGCAAAGAGGAGCTGGTGATGATAAAGTTTAAGGTGGATTGTGGAGAGCTGAGATAGAATGGAGGCGTGGTAATTAAGGAAAGGAGGGAGGGAGAGCTAGGAAGAGGAGGACAGATGTGGGTGATGGTGGCAATTGTGGTGGCATGGCAGCCAAGAATGTTGGCGACGGTGATGGCTATAAGAGGATGGAAGAGAGCTGTCGAGGGGAAGATGGAGGTGGCGTGTTGCGTGTGGAAGTGGCCATGGGAGGATAAAGGGAGAAGTGCAAAGAGAGATAAGAGGGAAGGGGGTGGcgcccaaaagaaaaaagaaagagaacttTTAAAAAGATCACTTTTCATATTGACCAAAAAACATACttccttatttctttaaaagattCATATTCctctttaaaaaattcttactccctcttatttctttaaaattttgattttatatcaACTTTCCTTTGTGCCTCTTTTCCTCCAAAGCTAAAATGGCAAGAAATGGAGTTGGAATGGCAGGTTCTTGGGTCATATAAGAGGCTTTATGCACCAAAAAACATTCATTCATTTGGGTGATACCAAATTTATGCACCAATACCacagaaaatttgaaaacataggAGAAGAGTAAGGAAAAACAAGCCGAAAAAAAACTTCCTCACCAAAAAACACAAGGGATGAAAGCTCAAATTTTTTGACTTATTATTTTGATACACTTCTTAGCTCTCTAAATTATTAGTTTGTGTCTAAAACTGGAGAAACCAAATGGACAATTCAAAATTGTTCTCTGCAATAGAAGGAAAGCAATTTGGACAACAAGCatatgatataaattaaatgagagtcagaaatggaaaaagaaggTGCATGTAATGTTTTCTTATCAATGTTGGTCGAGAAGAGcttcaacaatccaatttcttaaAGCTCAGTCTGGATTATAAAAagttagaaggaaaaaaatgaaggaaaagaagataaaaaaaataagaaaaacaaaaaccaatttGGGTCCGATCGACCAGTCCAACCGGTCTGATCATTGACCAGCTGTGAATGGTTCTAGGGTTAGCTTTCATATCTATTGTTAGTTATAAATACCATATATGTAGTTTGtagattttatgattttcaatgttAACAAGCTTTGCATGATGGGGAATTGAACCTACACCTAAGGTTAATAAAACAaggacaattgtgttttcaacCCTTATATGGTTCATAATTAAGATAAGATCCTCTAACCACTCATAATTGATGataaggatatgagatagtaattgacaaaaatatccaattgactcatttttatctttattctactacttgccactattctttcttatttaacaatttttttattttttattatttttttaaactcttttataaataattgaaaatttaacattattttttatttttaaattataaataaacaaaaattatattaatgattcaaagactattttggaaaatactttctaaaaaaatattaatttaaataaataaaaattatcttttatatttatttttatcttttacattttagaagtaaataatttaatgattaaaataccatttaaaataaatatattcactattttaatttttttatactaaaaagtattttaaagtttttttttactattataaaataaaaagtttaatttttttttttaatcttcttccttccttattttaataactttttgaacatgacttttagtaataagttatatgaaatgttacaaatttgtttgttatggattttttttaatgatttgaattaattgaaaatttattaaaataagaaaaaggaaaagaaataaagaggatggatggagagtttttattttaagtactcaattaatATGTTatcatatgacctaattttagaagtagattatatcaatacataatagagattgaatttttcttatataaaagggttgaaaggtatatttacttattttagatgaaaacaagtaactaaaaattatatatttgagtttggttttaaaatatttttttagtttttcttatttttaaaaataatttttattttctatattgtctctttttgaaaatacgtttaattaaaaaatgaaaactatttttaaaaatgaaatttgaaaaccttgtttagtataattttttttatatgaaaaaaaaattatttattcatttattacaTCACtatattacactaactgtacaaggaaaatatactaagtgtacaaacGCGTACAAGactaccatttgtgaaagattataataaattatgagtcattcctttatttttcttatcactcacacatatatgtcatgcactttatttaattcccgcatgaaaattccaatactttctccaataattatatttcgggaaaaaaaatttgacattaAGTTATCcaccatcttctcaactaaaccattggaaatatggttaaacactccTATGTGGacatggacacataacttaggagggatatgaaatttgtgtcattgtacaagggtattacactaactgtacaaggcaaatatactaattgtacaaaggtatacaagattaccctttgtgaattattttaatcaattctaaaccacttttttattttccttgtcacccaaggaTTGTATACTatgtcatgcattttatttaactctcacatggaaattctaatattttccccaataatgatatttgggaaaaaaaaattgatcataagtcatccaccattttattaaccaaaccattgaaaatatgattaatacacctacataaacatataatttatgagaaatatgaaatttgtgtcattatacaatggtattacactaattgtataagggaaatgtgctaagtgtacaagggtgtacaagactccTAATAGGTTCCgtacaa
Above is a genomic segment from Vitis riparia cultivar Riparia Gloire de Montpellier isolate 1030 chromosome 14, EGFV_Vit.rip_1.0, whole genome shotgun sequence containing:
- the LOC117931188 gene encoding uncharacterized protein LOC117931188; this translates as MGDSSASSASYIHMVQHLIEKCLIFHMTKEQCMEALSKHADIQPVITSTVWNELEKENKEFFEVYYTQTRTRDDDQMSETETTEMIQKMITKSSKHSDT